The following proteins are encoded in a genomic region of Galbibacter sp. BG1:
- a CDS encoding enoyl-CoA hydratase/isomerase family protein: protein MSQKVLTSLSDGVFSIVLNYPEKLNCLGFEMLYALENALQQAQQEDKIKVVLIKGAGDRAFCSGANIKEFEKLKDKEITEWIELGNKINNSLECLKKPTVAFINGYAMGGGLELALACDFRIASSTAIFAFPEVSNGWLPGWGGMARATRLIGEVHAKKLILLSERVDAVQAQEMKLIHYIKNENEISGLLSTLSQVKPMAYAMAKSAIMDPNRTTYGSAIDFDVLAVNISNHS from the coding sequence ATGAGTCAAAAAGTTCTAACTTCTCTGTCCGATGGTGTTTTCAGCATCGTTCTTAACTATCCCGAAAAGTTAAATTGTTTGGGATTTGAAATGTTGTATGCTTTAGAAAACGCTTTACAGCAGGCTCAGCAGGAAGATAAAATCAAAGTAGTCCTAATAAAGGGCGCTGGGGATAGGGCATTTTGTTCAGGAGCCAATATTAAGGAATTTGAAAAATTGAAGGACAAAGAAATAACTGAATGGATTGAACTTGGTAATAAAATCAATAATTCATTGGAATGTTTGAAGAAACCAACCGTTGCTTTCATTAATGGTTATGCGATGGGTGGAGGTCTAGAGCTCGCCCTTGCTTGCGATTTTCGCATAGCCTCATCTACCGCTATATTTGCTTTTCCCGAAGTTTCAAACGGATGGCTTCCTGGCTGGGGAGGTATGGCTAGGGCTACGCGTCTGATTGGTGAAGTCCATGCAAAAAAACTTATTCTATTATCTGAACGGGTTGATGCCGTTCAAGCACAAGAAATGAAACTCATCCATTATATCAAGAATGAAAACGAAATTTCCGGACTTTTAAGTACGCTAAGTCAGGTTAAACCCATGGCGTATGCCATGGCCAAATCAGCAATTATGGATCCCAACCGTACGACATACGGTTCAGCAATTGACTTTGATGTATTAGCTGTTAATATTTCCAACCATTCTTAA
- a CDS encoding PQQ-binding-like beta-propeller repeat protein, translated as MKLFVLNICLLISLTCYSQLQKDTGLTDIDKIRQEIKEAPTDSINFKGRRAALFRYWRLLWRQGYDLTNMDTLSENLITDFSDAKKNYENIDKGFLALDSLYFIGKKIEQINSNAVRTKKLSKTNWPYYLGTENRQTGYSPDPGPTKGKIAWKFPKGYHSTATPVLENGRLFISSPGIDVNGFCLDQKTGKVLWRSRQMGIDFYTDHGSRWTPVVTQKNVIIRNAFDEESIHVVDKSTGQPSKENKEELKFAYTRLGKTLVVASTDEGKDIWTHNFQNYITNQPKVHNEMVLVALRNGEVYSFSLSTGEIVWNIDLDTELVGTPSIGNEQLIIGNTTGKLFSIKVKNGNLNWSFQAEEIEKKSNQFYSGAHFYHDQVFIGASNKNLYCFSPEGKQLWKLKLSDWIRAAPVTVNNYLYAASFDGLLHKIDISTKKPRIVLGNPISEHPITADLVGNNNGVFIADQNLVLHAVSPNSLETLWQHGIVDGIFDSGNYYKADWAGGLLGTPTIVDGVAYIGGPDGFVNAVNVETGKEIWRFETNSTVSLAPTVVDERIFFGYLGANTEHYGYENPGEYFALNKNTGEPIWSSKEFGRVWVSATYADGKLFFGNTDGFVFAVNPENGNIMWKYNTAKDTPKEKIPLTTPFTHGFPSGVYSIPTKDDKNFYVGSWSGYYFAFDQKTGALKWRTKTSANDYGGLPDSAAPILYKGYLYVQKKGGAVAALNVKKGEIAWEWYAKRGHLQNASVAANRDMIFTSTVRKVISLPYTSTMRAFNSKNIGNPNKIWELDNVGGLTAPVITDKTLITGSSTSMFITGISPDTGKILWRVFTGGEMLENAPALYGNKVLALCKNGYLFAIE; from the coding sequence ATGAAACTCTTTGTACTTAACATTTGCCTTCTTATTTCCCTTACATGTTACTCTCAATTACAAAAAGATACGGGACTTACCGATATTGATAAAATCCGACAGGAAATCAAGGAAGCCCCAACTGACAGTATAAACTTCAAAGGTAGACGGGCTGCCCTTTTCCGTTATTGGCGACTGTTATGGAGACAGGGGTACGACCTTACAAATATGGATACGCTTTCTGAAAATTTGATAACCGATTTCTCGGATGCTAAAAAAAACTATGAAAACATAGATAAAGGTTTTTTGGCTTTGGACAGCCTATACTTTATTGGAAAAAAGATAGAACAAATTAATTCCAATGCTGTCCGTACTAAAAAATTATCCAAAACCAATTGGCCTTATTATTTGGGCACTGAAAACCGACAGACCGGATATTCTCCAGATCCCGGTCCCACAAAAGGTAAAATAGCATGGAAATTCCCTAAAGGCTATCACTCAACAGCTACTCCAGTCTTGGAAAATGGAAGACTTTTTATTTCCAGCCCTGGAATTGATGTGAATGGTTTTTGTTTAGATCAGAAAACTGGAAAAGTTCTATGGAGATCAAGACAAATGGGAATTGATTTTTATACTGATCATGGTTCCAGATGGACACCTGTGGTCACCCAAAAGAACGTAATTATTCGAAACGCTTTTGACGAAGAGTCCATTCATGTGGTTGACAAAAGTACTGGCCAACCAAGTAAGGAAAATAAAGAAGAACTAAAGTTTGCTTATACCAGGTTAGGTAAAACCCTTGTCGTAGCAAGTACCGACGAAGGAAAGGATATTTGGACACATAATTTTCAAAATTATATCACCAACCAGCCAAAAGTCCATAATGAAATGGTTTTGGTCGCACTGCGCAACGGAGAAGTTTATAGCTTTAGTCTATCTACTGGAGAAATAGTATGGAATATAGACCTCGATACGGAATTGGTAGGAACACCATCAATAGGGAATGAACAACTAATAATCGGCAATACAACAGGAAAACTATTTTCAATTAAGGTAAAAAACGGAAATCTTAACTGGAGTTTTCAAGCAGAAGAGATTGAAAAAAAGTCAAATCAATTCTATTCCGGGGCCCACTTTTACCATGATCAAGTTTTCATTGGTGCCAGTAATAAGAATTTATATTGCTTCTCACCTGAAGGCAAACAGCTCTGGAAGCTAAAACTATCCGATTGGATTAGGGCCGCCCCTGTGACAGTAAATAATTATTTATATGCTGCAAGCTTTGATGGCCTGCTACATAAAATTGATATCTCTACCAAAAAACCAAGAATAGTCTTAGGGAATCCTATAAGCGAGCATCCAATTACAGCCGACCTTGTTGGAAACAATAATGGAGTATTTATTGCGGATCAAAACCTAGTCTTGCATGCGGTATCTCCCAATAGTTTAGAGACTTTATGGCAACACGGCATTGTAGACGGTATTTTTGATAGTGGAAACTACTACAAGGCAGATTGGGCCGGTGGGCTTTTGGGAACTCCAACAATTGTCGATGGTGTTGCGTATATAGGCGGACCTGATGGATTCGTAAATGCTGTAAATGTGGAAACAGGAAAAGAAATATGGCGTTTTGAAACTAACAGTACAGTATCCTTAGCCCCCACAGTTGTTGATGAAAGGATTTTTTTCGGTTATCTTGGCGCTAACACAGAACATTATGGTTATGAGAATCCCGGAGAATATTTCGCATTAAATAAAAACACTGGGGAGCCTATTTGGAGCTCCAAAGAATTTGGTCGGGTTTGGGTAAGTGCTACCTATGCGGACGGTAAACTTTTCTTTGGTAATACCGATGGTTTCGTTTTTGCTGTTAATCCGGAAAACGGAAATATTATGTGGAAATATAATACTGCAAAAGACACCCCAAAAGAGAAAATACCACTTACAACACCATTTACACACGGTTTTCCTTCCGGGGTTTATAGCATTCCTACAAAGGATGATAAAAATTTCTATGTGGGCTCCTGGTCCGGATACTATTTTGCTTTTGATCAAAAGACGGGAGCGCTTAAATGGCGTACCAAAACAAGTGCAAATGATTATGGGGGATTGCCTGATTCAGCAGCACCCATTCTATATAAAGGATATCTATATGTTCAGAAAAAAGGAGGGGCTGTGGCCGCATTGAATGTAAAAAAGGGAGAAATTGCCTGGGAATGGTATGCAAAAAGGGGGCACTTACAAAATGCTTCGGTTGCGGCAAACAGGGATATGATTTTTACTTCAACCGTAAGAAAAGTGATCTCTCTTCCATACACTTCAACCATGCGTGCTTTTAACAGTAAAAACATAGGCAATCCAAATAAGATATGGGAATTAGATAATGTTGGGGGACTTACTGCTCCCGTAATAACTGATAAAACACTAATTACAGGATCATCGACCAGTATGTTTATCACCGGTATTTCGCCGGATACAGGAAAAATTCTTTGGAGGGTGTTTACTGGAGGTGAAATGCTGGAAAACGCTCCCGCTTTATATGGAAATAAAGTATTGGCACTATGTAAAAATGGCTATCTTTTTGCAATTGAATAG
- a CDS encoding glycoside hydrolase family 88 protein encodes MDINTTLTISNLNKQLDEFWVLAKSKALLVESNYDKTKGAPVFTVEGKYTSRGWTEWTQGFQYGIPLLVANATKDEEMFELGKRNTVNNMAHHITHFGVHDHGFNNLSTYGNLLRMSNAELFESSEGERNFYKLAIQASGSVQSKRWTQIKDGGYMYSFNGPHSLFIDTIRTARILLAAHKLGHKMLDENDKEINLLDRAITHALTSAKYSVYYGEGRDQYDIRGRVSHEAIFNINDGNFRCPNSQQGFSGFTTWTRGLSWAMVGFPEFLEYLEHENIEIEEIESIKNNLIKAAKATCDFYISHTSKDGIPYWDTGAPTLHKLGDYTQRKADIYNEFEPIDSSAAAIGAQGLLRLGKLLENKDKNASNKYIQAGLSVLQTLLQDDYLATDKDHQGILKHSVYHWPNGWDHVQKGQKVPTDESSMWGDYHMVELCFLASQMAKDGYYTFFDTLTP; translated from the coding sequence ATGGATATCAATACAACCTTAACAATAAGCAATTTAAATAAGCAATTAGATGAATTTTGGGTACTAGCAAAAAGTAAAGCATTATTAGTGGAAAGTAACTACGACAAAACCAAGGGCGCTCCTGTATTTACCGTAGAAGGGAAATACACCTCTCGAGGATGGACCGAGTGGACCCAAGGTTTTCAATATGGAATTCCGCTTCTTGTAGCCAATGCTACCAAGGATGAAGAAATGTTTGAACTCGGGAAGAGAAATACCGTGAATAATATGGCCCACCATATAACGCATTTTGGAGTCCACGACCACGGTTTCAATAACCTTAGTACCTATGGAAATTTATTAAGAATGTCGAACGCCGAGCTTTTCGAATCTTCGGAAGGGGAAAGAAATTTTTATAAACTTGCCATTCAAGCTTCAGGATCCGTTCAATCAAAAAGATGGACCCAAATAAAAGATGGCGGTTATATGTACTCTTTCAATGGACCACACTCTTTGTTCATAGATACTATCAGAACAGCCCGAATTTTGTTGGCCGCACATAAACTAGGTCACAAAATGCTAGATGAGAACGATAAGGAAATCAATTTATTGGATAGGGCGATAACCCATGCTCTAACTTCAGCCAAATACTCAGTATACTACGGGGAAGGTCGGGATCAATATGATATTCGGGGTAGAGTTTCCCATGAAGCAATTTTCAACATAAATGATGGTAACTTTAGGTGTCCGAACTCCCAACAGGGATTTTCAGGATTTACTACATGGACTCGTGGACTTTCATGGGCCATGGTTGGGTTTCCAGAATTTCTAGAGTATTTGGAACACGAAAATATAGAAATAGAAGAAATTGAATCTATTAAAAATAATCTAATAAAGGCAGCTAAGGCAACATGCGATTTTTATATATCACATACGTCAAAAGATGGTATTCCCTATTGGGATACAGGTGCACCGACCCTTCATAAGCTCGGTGACTATACGCAACGAAAGGCTGATATTTATAATGAATTTGAACCTATTGATAGTTCGGCAGCTGCAATTGGAGCCCAAGGTCTTCTGCGTTTGGGTAAGCTTTTGGAAAATAAGGACAAAAATGCATCCAATAAATACATTCAAGCAGGCCTTAGCGTTCTGCAGACTCTTTTGCAGGACGATTATCTTGCCACCGACAAGGATCACCAAGGAATTTTAAAGCATTCCGTTTATCATTGGCCCAATGGATGGGATCATGTACAAAAAGGACAAAAGGTTCCCACCGACGAATCGAGCATGTGGGGAGATTATCACATGGTCGAATTGTGTTTTTTGGCTTCGCAGATGGCCAAAGATGGGTATTACACCTTTTTCGATACATTAACTCCATAG
- a CDS encoding acyl CoA:acetate/3-ketoacid CoA transferase, whose amino-acid sequence MKEKNFKIVSAEEAVSHIKDHDTVIFGGAGAGHAVPDKVMAALGKRFQDENAPRGLTSIHPCGIGDNDTRGLNHVALEGLIDTNIGGFWGNAPKMSELAKNHCIKGYNFPQGVLSHLMRASASGKPGIVTKVGLKTFVDPELEGGKINSITEDNLVSKIILDNEEYLFYRSFKANVAIIRGTSIDREGNLTMEEEVGFFAMLSIAQAAKTNGGIVIAQVKNINNNHVDPERVKVPGVLIDYVVQDENQEMTFISNFEPALVKRDASYVTEELNLQGLKRIVSRRAALELYKGAFVNLGYGMSDGVPIVAREEEITDQLTFMIEQGATGGIPTTGLNFGAMFNPSSIVDDGYQFDFFQGGGLDIAYLGFAQIDKKGNVNSSRFGNVLTGCGGFIDISQNAKKVVFCGSFAVKSEQEITSEGIKITNPGKFNKFIDKVEQVTFSGDYAIEKGQEVLYTTERALFRLTPKGLELIEIAPGVDLEKDILNMMDFTPIISEELKSYSKKIFLSDKLKLKDKFQ is encoded by the coding sequence GTGAAAGAAAAAAATTTTAAAATTGTAAGTGCAGAAGAAGCCGTTAGCCATATTAAAGATCATGACACTGTTATTTTTGGCGGTGCCGGAGCAGGACATGCCGTACCGGATAAAGTAATGGCCGCATTGGGAAAACGCTTCCAAGATGAAAATGCTCCCAGAGGATTGACCTCCATTCACCCCTGCGGCATTGGCGATAATGATACTAGGGGGCTCAACCACGTTGCCCTCGAGGGGTTAATAGACACCAACATTGGAGGTTTCTGGGGCAATGCCCCAAAAATGTCGGAACTCGCAAAAAATCATTGTATAAAAGGGTATAACTTTCCTCAGGGGGTACTTAGTCATCTGATGAGAGCAAGTGCTTCCGGAAAACCGGGAATCGTAACTAAAGTAGGACTAAAAACTTTTGTGGATCCTGAATTGGAAGGCGGAAAAATAAACAGCATTACCGAAGATAATTTGGTTTCCAAGATAATATTGGATAATGAAGAATATCTTTTTTATCGATCGTTTAAGGCAAATGTAGCTATTATCAGGGGTACTTCGATAGATCGGGAGGGCAACCTGACCATGGAGGAAGAAGTTGGCTTTTTTGCCATGCTTTCCATTGCTCAAGCTGCAAAAACCAATGGAGGAATTGTTATTGCCCAAGTTAAAAATATAAATAATAACCACGTGGACCCAGAGAGGGTTAAAGTACCTGGAGTTTTAATAGATTATGTGGTACAGGATGAAAATCAGGAAATGACTTTTATTTCCAATTTCGAACCTGCTTTAGTAAAAAGAGATGCATCATATGTAACTGAAGAACTAAACCTTCAAGGGTTAAAACGTATAGTTAGCCGCAGGGCGGCACTTGAACTATATAAAGGTGCATTTGTTAATCTAGGGTATGGAATGTCTGACGGAGTTCCCATAGTTGCAAGGGAAGAAGAAATTACGGATCAACTTACTTTCATGATAGAACAAGGGGCTACAGGCGGTATTCCAACTACTGGATTGAATTTCGGAGCAATGTTTAACCCGTCCTCTATTGTAGATGACGGCTATCAATTCGATTTTTTTCAAGGTGGCGGATTGGATATAGCATATCTGGGATTTGCCCAAATAGATAAAAAGGGCAATGTTAATTCAAGTAGGTTCGGTAATGTACTAACGGGTTGTGGTGGTTTTATTGATATTTCACAAAATGCAAAAAAAGTGGTGTTCTGCGGCTCTTTTGCCGTTAAATCGGAACAGGAAATAACTTCAGAAGGAATCAAAATAACCAACCCCGGCAAATTCAACAAGTTCATTGATAAGGTTGAACAGGTTACATTTTCTGGAGATTATGCGATTGAAAAAGGACAGGAAGTTCTATATACCACTGAAAGGGCCCTATTTAGACTTACTCCCAAAGGACTTGAATTGATTGAAATAGCTCCTGGCGTGGACTTGGAAAAAGATATATTGAATATGATGGACTTCACGCCTATAATCAGTGAGGAATTAAAGTCATATTCCAAAAAGATTTTCCTATCCGATAAATTAAAATTAAAAGATAAATTTCAATAA